From the genome of Uranotaenia lowii strain MFRU-FL chromosome 1, ASM2978415v1, whole genome shotgun sequence, one region includes:
- the LOC129738465 gene encoding transmembrane protein 179, producing MALSNVLILSQVAGHVIALILSLCLFIPLSMHVHSFNGHCLLFATGAWQENDGLFDVKWASEAYCNYPILVGVALFVIAGMQIYRLSILVYRELDSSFLALFFDVVFSISLCAMSIVAAIIITLGFMTWCGDMTERFPSCEIADGQNITKVEMNIQTSGFYIELGTAQFGAWASFATWVGLSVFSLLKLINNHQLRNMKVSMYIERQRLVNEDVYRGTTSELPSSAAGASLSSGESQND from the exons ATGGCACTTTCCAACGTGCTAATTCTGAGCCAGGTGGCGGGCCATGTTATTGCTCTGATCTTATCTTTGTGCTTGTTCATTCCACTATCAATGCATGTCCATTCCTTCAA CGGTCATTGCTTGCTGTTTGCCACCGGAGCTTGGCAGGAAAATGATGGCCTGTTCGATGTTAAGTGGGCTTCAGAGGCTTATTGCAACTATCCTATTTTGGTTGGCGTTGCCCTATTCGTGATAGCCGGAATGCAAATCTATCG CTTGTCAATTTTGGTGTACCGAGAGTTGGACAGCTCATTTCTGGCGCTCTTTTTCGATGTTGTCTTCAGTATCAGTCTATGCGCGATGTCCATTGTGGCAGCCATCATTATTACTTTGGGCTTCATGACCTGGTGTGGAGATATGACCGAACGTTTCCCATC ttgcgaAATTGCCGATGGCCAAAACATTACCAAAGTTGAGATGAATATTCAAACATCTGGATTCTACATCGAGTTGGGAACAGCCCAGTTCGGTGCTTGGGCATCATTCGCCACGTGGGTTGGATTGTCCGTATTCTCCCTACTCAAACTGATTAATAACCATCAGCTCCGAAACATGAAGGTGTCCATGTATATCGAGCGCCAACGGTTAGTTAACGAGGATGTCTACCGTGGCACGACTTCGGAACTACCATCAAGCGCGGCTGGCGCTTCCCTTTCTTCTGGAGAAAGTCAAAACGATTGA